A region of Cellulophaga sp. RHA19 DNA encodes the following proteins:
- the hpf gene encoding ribosome hibernation-promoting factor, HPF/YfiA family, which produces MQIIYEYHDVTASSRLEAIAKEKLDNLHKKFNFVHRADVFFKVQNRSDDQEQICDIRLSMPGPRIFASTNADNFEAAIAETIRDLEHQLNKTKDKMGVR; this is translated from the coding sequence ATGCAAATTATATACGAATACCACGATGTTACAGCAAGCAGTAGATTAGAAGCTATAGCTAAAGAAAAACTAGATAATTTACACAAGAAATTCAATTTTGTACACCGTGCAGATGTATTTTTTAAAGTACAAAACAGGTCTGATGATCAAGAGCAAATTTGCGATATACGTTTAAGTATGCCAGGCCCTAGAATTTTTGCATCTACTAATGCAGATAATTTTGAAGCTGCAATAGCAGAGACTATTCGTGATTTAGAACACCAGCTTAATAAAACAAAAGATAAAATGGGTGTTAGGTAG